Genomic segment of Thiohalomonas denitrificans:
TGGACCTGGTGGACTTTACCGGCACGGCTCATCCGCGAGGGCAAGCGCGGCGCTATTCCCGAGCACCTGCCATCCATCCTCCAGCGTTTGGAGATCAATCCCAAGCAATGGGGCTATCTGACCACCCAGTTCGAGAGCCCATTCAAAGGACTGGTCGGTGCAACCCACAACCTCAAGCAAGCCTGCAGCAACTCGGCTACCGACGAACGCCCGGGATTGGGGCCTGCCGAACACTGTTGGCATAACGCTAACGCCCTTCATTCGGGTCGCGCTATTCGCTATTTCGCAGCGGGTCGCAAAACCCGCGAATTACGCTCGCGCCGAGTTCGGCCTACTGCATTAAAAATCATCTAAGAACGCTCGATGCGCATTTTTTCCCTCGACTTCAGCCGAATTCGCATAGATCGGAGGCTGCAATGCCGTTCCAGGCAATCGGGGGAGCACTTTTCTTCGTCTTCTTACGATGGATGTCCATGTAAAATTCCCGTCGCGCACCATGTTCGTACGTGGTGCTCGGATATCCCTTCACTTCTATATGCAGCACCCTGTCGTCTTTGACCGCGCTGAGATCAATCCCAGGTTCTTTGGTCTCGATATTCGCAGCTGCGGTGATGGTCCAGTCGTCCTCTTCTAGGGCTGTGCGCAATGTGGCCTGGACATTCCCCTCCCAATGCCAAGGCCGAGTCAGCGTAGATTGTGGCACTACTGCACTCCAGTCGCTCCGCGATGAGGCCCCATTCTATCGCGATAGTACAGTTGAGGCCGAACGCGGTTTTCCTATCTAACACGTGGCAGTAATTGGCCGTTCCCGACCTGGTCTGGATTGATGACCCTGAGCGGACATTAGCTTCTGCGTTCAGGCTACGCCCGCTAGGCAGCAGCCTGAG
This window contains:
- a CDS encoding NERD domain-containing protein, with product MPQSTLTRPWHWEGNVQATLRTALEEDDWTITAAANIETKEPGIDLSAVKDDRVLHIEVKGYPSTTYEHGARREFYMDIHRKKTKKSAPPIAWNGIAASDLCEFG